In Chanodichthys erythropterus isolate Z2021 chromosome 11, ASM2448905v1, whole genome shotgun sequence, a single window of DNA contains:
- the wdr93 gene encoding LOW QUALITY PROTEIN: WD repeat-containing protein 93 (The sequence of the model RefSeq protein was modified relative to this genomic sequence to represent the inferred CDS: deleted 1 base in 1 codon), producing the protein MAVNVTPGLVIPEPSDYSSCEDDHVTYFTDLHQPDNNLPEPARTIDKLLNNLVDRAWEVISKQEKTEKNAQAPRQIPVLNATKEMKLPARTNCIVCSEDGLYLFVGHAHGLSVISTSTLTCVKTWQNERVELTSISCASLGNITHLLCSVDDMGIARLFVHHMENIYLIKIINETEDINHRNICAKFEVSRRGDFGAAVMMCKFCIEIWVFIYKNKIIVSCESTDLLMLLLYIFNVTEASGSVWLDVYRFPQDVWFKELETKRATQSPGATEAKLSPIVLLMKIKPPEIPAGSSLKSPSEVLQKTEEGTIIGSGQNHLISSHQWENQNVAFRKMFVKYLSSSSMRPSQQKAEGPSNCTCHFLLHEGFYSIPGEIKAAKDIPIAMCLWWNGSHNLLQYLLLKKEKDSEPRPDVLWPNSQEILCSAVSACTRFIVLGLDGQLVTIWDRRFGCPYANIVIPGDSAICRMKLLLQSQLPVTPLLQGPFLPTLQLVLTCRSGECYSVTASRGEDMCTVPLIERPADPSCAVSVAVPVPFLKCLILLMQRNGQVSIWEMEDGAPVFILNLPHTHVLSSLREPVYVLEPTQQNLYITGNRKTPLAKVTDRGEDESSLFIFSFSECSLMDLYHVKRPAVAEKETRAALSDLEEACNFYFQERADSWKERNRNLPFQWEQLPKHAIK; encoded by the exons ATGGCTGTGAATGTCACACCAGGTTTAGTGATCCCAGAGCCGTCAGACTACAGCAGCTGTGAAGATGATCATGTGACTTATTTCACAGATCTGCATCAGCCTGATAATAATCTGCCGGAGCCTGCGAGAACGATCGATAAGCTGTTAAATAACCTTGTTGACAGAGCATGGGAAGTTATATCAAAGCAGGAGAAGACTGAGAAGAATGCACAAGCACCAAGACAAATTCCTGTGCTGAATGCTACTAAAGAAATGAAG CTTCCAGCCAGAACTAACTGTATTGTGTGCTCTGAGGATGGACTTTACCTGTTTGTGGGTCATGCTCATGGTCTGTCAGTCATCAGTACATCCACTCTCACCTGTGTAAAAACGTGGCAGAATGAAAGAGTGGAGCTTACCAGCATCTCTTGTGCCTCTCTGGGAAACATCACACACCTGTTATGCTCAGTGGATGACATGG GTATTGCACGGCTTTTTGTGCATCACATggagaatatttatttaataaaaatcatcaATGAAACT GAAGATATAAACCATAGAAACATCTGTGCAAAATTTGAAGTGTCTAGAAGAGGGGACTTTGGAGCTGCAGTCATGATGTGTAAATTTTGTATTGAAATATGggtttttata tataaaaataaaattatagttAGTTGTGAAAGCACTGATTTATTAATGCTGTTGTTATATATTTTCAATGTCACTGAAGCCAGTGGTTCTGTTTGGTTGGATGTCTATCGCTTCCCACAAGATGTGTGGTTCAAAGAGCTGGAAACGAAACGG GCTACACAATCCCCAGGCGCCACAGAAGCCAAATTGTCTCCAATAGTTTTACTCATGAAGATCAAACCTCCAGAAATCCCTGCAG GATCCTCTCTGAAAAGTCCATCTGAGGTCCTGCAGAAGACAGAGGAAGGCACTATAATAGGATCAGGCCAAAATCACCTCATTAGTAGTCATCAATGGGAAAACCAGAATGTGGCATTTAGGAAAATGTTTGTGAAGTACCTCAGCTCCAGCTCTATGAGACCATCACAGCAGAAAGCGGAAGGTCCCAG CAACTGCACTTGTCACTTCTTACTGCATGAGGGGTTTTATTCAATCCCTGGGGAAATTAAGGCAGCTAAAG ATATTCCCATTGCCATGTGCCTGTGGTGGAATGGCAGTCATAATCTCTTACAGTATCTTCTGTTGAAGAAAGAGAAAG ACAGTGAACCCAGACCGGATGTTTTGTGGCCCAATTCTCAGGAAATCCTTTGCTCTGCTGTCAGTGCCTGCACACGGTTCATTGTTCTAGGGCTTGACGGCCAGCTGGTTACTATATGGGACAGACGGTTTG GGTGTCCATATGCCAATATTGTGATCCCAGGAGACAGTGCCATTTGCAGGATGAAGCTCCTTTTGCAGAGTCAACTACCGGTCACTCCTCTTCTTCAGGGTCCCTTTTTACCCACACTCCAGTTAGTGCTCACCTGCAGAAGTGGGGAGTGCTACAGTGTGACTGCGAGCAGAGGAGAAGACATGTGCACTGTTCCACTTATTGAGAG ACCCGCAGACCCAAGCTGTGCTGTCTCTGTTGCTGTACCTGTGCCCTTCCTGAAGTGTCTG ATTTTGTTGATGCAGAGAAATGGGCAAGTATCTATATGGGAAATGGAGGATGGAGCACCAGTGTTCATCTTAAATCTGCCTCACACTCATGTGCTCAGCTCACTCAGGGAACCTGTGTATGTGCTCGAGCCAACCCAACAAAATCTGTATATTACAG GTAACAGAAAAACACCTTTAGCAAAGGTGACTGATAGGGGAGAGGATGAGAGCTCCCTCTTCATCTTCAGCTTTTCAGAATGTTCATTGATGGATCTCTACCATGTCAAAAGGCCTGCTGTAGCTGAAAAAGAGACCAGAGCCGCACTTTCAGATTTGGAGGAGGCCTGCAACTTTTACTTCCAGGAAAG agCTGACTCTTGGAAAGAGAGGAACAGAAATTTACCTTTCCAGTGGGAGCAGTTACCAAAGCATGCTATTAAATGA
- the slco3a1b gene encoding solute carrier organic anion transporter family member 3A1: MYAEGSTPDTEPDACQKKTSCFSNIKIFLISECALMLAQGTVGAYLVSVLTTLERRFNLQSADVGVIASSFEIGNLALILFVSYFGARAHRPRLIGCGGIVMALGALLSALPEFLTHQYEYQSGESRPVGQGQNVCSNNSRADLSDPSYICGNRTNTNMMYLLLIGAQMLLGIGATPLQPLGVSYIDDHVRREDSSLYIGILFSTLVFGPACGFILGSLCTKVYVDAVFIDTSTLDITPDDPRWIGAWWGGFIICGLFLFLSSFFMFGFPQSLNEPGEGPGGESEQAMLPAELVQEYEGVKTSDDPEISTGLTCCQHLQVIPKVTKHLLSNPVFTCVILAACMEIGVVAGFAAFLGKYLEQQFNLSTSSANQLLGMTAIPCACLGIFLGGLLVKKLDLSALGAIRLAMLVNIISTACYVSFLFLGCDTGPVAGVTVAYGNESLGSWERTEAACLSGCNCYTSSLSPVCGSNGITYLSACLAGCTKGNLTGCKCIAQGDGPGTATPGKCSSPGCQQAFLTFLAVVCLCSMIGAMAQTPSVIILIRTVSPELKSYALGVLFLLLRLLGFIPPPLIFGIGIDSTCLLWSSVCGIKGACMLYDNITYRYLYVSIAIVLKSSAFILYTVTWQCLRQNYSRYIKNSEDYLTPSQLFASNLTLDNLGKDIVQNPSNRTKFIYNLDDHAWSENMESAI, translated from the exons ATGTACGCGGAGGGAAGCAcgccagacactgagccagacGCGTGCCAGAAGAAGACATCATGCTTCTCCAACATCAAAATATTCCTCATATCAGAATGTGCCTTAATGTTGGCACAGGGCACTGTAGGAGCCTATCTG GTCAGTGTCCTCACCACGCTGGAGCGACGTTTCAACTTGCAGAGCGCTGACGTGGGTGTGATCGCCAGCAGCTTTGAGATTGGCAACCTTGCCCTCATCCTATTCGTCAGCTATTTTGGGGCCAGGGCCCATCGGCCGCGGCTGATTGGTTGTGGGGGCATAGTGATGGCTCTGGGTGCGTTACTGTCAGCACTGCCTGAGTTCTTGACCCACCAGTATGAATATCAGTCTGGAGAATCACGACCTGTGGGACAGGGACAGAACGTGTGCTCCAATAACAGTCGAGCAGATCTCTCTGATCCTAGTTATATCTGTGGGAATAGAACAAATACCAACATGATGTATCTGCTGCTGATCGGAGCTCAAATGCTTCTGGGGATTGGAGCGACACCCCTGCAGCCGCTGGGCGTGTCTTACATCGATGATCATGTCAGGCGTGAAGACtcctccctttatattg GTATCTTATTCTCTACATTGGTCTTTGGACCAGCCTGTGGTTTTATTCTTGGCTCTCTGTGCACCAAAGTTTATGTTGATGCAGTCTTCATTGACACAA GCACGCTGGACATCACTCCTGACGATCCACGCTGGATCGGTGCCTGGTGGGGCGGCTTTATCATATGTGGccttttcctcttcctctcctcgtttttcatgtttgggttCCCGCAGTCGCTGAACGAGCCTGGGGAGGGTCCGGGGGGTGAAAGTGAACAGGCCATGCTGCCTGCTGAGCTGGTGCAGGAGTATGAAGGAGTCAAAACCTCAGATGACCCAGAGATCAGCACTGGCCTCACCTGCTGCCAGCACCTGCAGG TTATCCCTAAGGTGACTAAGCATCTGCTGTCCAACCCGGTTTTCACCTGTGTCATTCTCGCTGCCTGTATGGAAATCGGCGTGGTGGCTGGATTTGCTGCCTTCCTAGGGAAATATCTCGAACAGCAGTTCAACCTCTCAACGTCCTCTGCCAATCAACTCCTAG GTATGACAGCAATCCCCTGTGCTTGTCTGGGTATTTTCCTGGGTGGCCTCCTGGTGAAAAAGTTGGATCTGTCTGCATTAGGGGCTATTCGTCTGGCCATGCTAGTCAATATCATCTCTACGGCCTGCTACGTCTCCTTCCTTTTCCTTGGCTGTGATACAGGCCCAGTCGCCGGGGTTACTGTTGCCTATGGCAACGA GAGTCTAGGTTCATGGGAGCGGACGGAGGCCGCATGTCTGTCAGGCTGTAATTGTTACACGTCTTCTCTAAGCCCCGTCTGCGGTTCCAATGGCATCACCTACCTCTCAGCCTGCCTGGCTGGCTGTACTAAAGGC AATCTGACAGGCTGTAAGTGCATCGCCCAAGGCGACGGGCCCGGTACAGCCACACCGGGGAAGTGTTCCAGCCCAGGCTGTCAGCAGGCCTTCCTCACGTTCCTAGCAGTCGTGTGCTTGTGCAGCATGATTGGAGCCATGGCTCAGACTCCATCCGTCATCATCCTGATCAG AACTGTGAGCCCAGAGCTGAAGTCTTATGCCCTTGGAGTTCTTTTCCTGTTGCTCCGGCTGCTAG GTTTCATTCCTCCACCTCTGATCTTCGGCATTGGGATTGACTCCACCTGCCTACTGTGGAGCTCCGTGTGTGGCATTAAAGGGGCCTGCATGCTTTACGACAACATCACCTACCGCTACCTTTACGTCAGCATCGCCATCGTTCTCAAATCCAGCGCCTTCATTCTCTACACCGTCACCTGGCAGTGTCTGCGTCAGAACTACTCCAGGTACATTAAGAACAGTGAGGACTATCTGACCCCAAGCCAGCTGTTTGCCTCCAACCTCACCCTGGACAACCTGGGCAAGGACATTGTACAGAATCCTTCCAACCGCACCAAGTTCATTTACAACCTAGATGACCATGCCTGGAGTGAGAACATggagtcagccatatag
- the gnrhr2 gene encoding gonadotropin releasing hormone receptor 2, producing MNSTHHIEDLFQRNSTCKYDVENFNSSSTEDVPHPPHLPRFTTAAQVRVTLTLILCALSACCNLAVLYSANHNHRKRSHIRLIITNLAVADLLVTIIVMPLDAVWNITVQWLAGDLACRTLMFLKLVAMYSCAFVTVVISLDRQAAILSPLSINKARRRNKVLLSVAWTMSVVLSIPQVFIFHVVVIDSPKQFIQCTTYGSFSSRWHETLYNMLTFTFLFLFPLFIMISCYTRILFEISRKMTEDSLLSNKVQLRRSKNNIPKARMRTLKMTVVIVLSFMVCWTPYYMLGLWYWFCPAGLVETVSQSLSHILFIFGLLNACLDPIIYGLFTIPLCRGMRHRRREHSVVAFELENTNNSLMTSIRTSTSSLTLKRLTVQQTSREKLEWDGEYVHRIGDDGPKNGVAFTSYSTV from the exons ATGAACTCAACTCATCACATCGAGGATCTTTTTCAGAGGAATTCCACCTGTAAGTATGATGTCGAAAACTTTAACTCGAGCAGCACTGAAGATGTTCCTCACCCTCCTCATCTTCCGCGCTTCACCACCGCGGCTCAGGTCCGAGTGACGCTCACCCTGATCCTGTGCGCGTTGTCCGCCTGCTGCAATCTCGCCGTGCTTTATTCAGCCAACCACAACCACAGAAAACGGTCCCACATTCGGTTGATCATCACTAATCTGGCTGTGGCGGATTTACTGGTGACGATCATCGTCATGCCGCTGGACGCGGTGTGGAATATAACTGTGCAGTGGCTCGCGGGGGATCTCGCGTGCCGGACGCTGATGTTCCTCAAACTCGTGGCCATGTACTCGTGCGCTTTCGTGACCGTGGTGATTAGTCTGGACCGGCAGGCTGCCATTCTCAGTCCTCTGTCCATCAACAAAGCGAGGAGGAGAAATAAAGTTCTGCTGAGTGTAGCATGGACCATGAGTGTCGTGCTATCCATTCCACAG GTGTTTATTTTCCACGTTGTGGTGATTGATTCCCCCAAGCAGTTTATCCAGTGTACGACCTACGGCAGCTTTAGCTCACGCTGGCACGAGACACTTTACAACATGCTTACCTTcaccttcctcttcctcttcccaCTCTTCATCATGATCTCCTGTTACACCAGGATACTGTTTGAGATCTCCAGGAAAATGACCGAAGACAGCt TGCTGTCTAACAAAGTGCAGCTGCGCAGGTCAAAAAACAACATCCCTAAGGCACGCATGCGCACACTGAAGATGACTGTGGTCATCGTCCTGTCATTCATGGTTTGTTGGACACCCTACTACATGCTTGGCCTGTGGTACTGGTTCTGTCCCGCTGGCCTAGTGGAAACAGTGTCCCAGTCCCTCTCACACATCCTTTTTATCTTTGGCCTATTAAATGCTTGTTTGGACCCCATCATCTACGGTCTCTTCACCATTCCACTGTGCAGAGGCATGAGGCACCGACGGCGTGAACATAGCGTTGTAGCTTTTGAGCTGGAGAACACTAATAACTCTTTGATGACTTCCATCAGAACTTCCACCTCCTCTCTCACTTTAAAGAGGCTGACAGTTCAGCAGACTTCTAGAGAAAAGCTAGAATGGGACGGAGAGTATGTGCACAGGATTGGAGATGATGGGCCAAAGAATGGTGTGGCTTTTACAAGTTATTCCACGGTATAG